The sequence caaacccctgcactacaggaccctcctgggcagcagagcttgtgtccacatggcagcagctgcctggggctgtgggttCCTCAATGCTGCGCTGCAcactgccaatacattttcactacccctctgccaaggcaatgctgtggaccagttcttctgtgaaatcccccagatcctcaagctctcctgctcacaCTCCTACCTGAGGGAAGCCAGGCTTCTTTCGGTCAGTGCCTGTTTAGCATTTGGGTGTTTcgttttcattgtgctgtcctaTGGGCAGATTTTCAGGGCTGTGTTGAAGTTCCCCTCTAAGCAGGGACGGCACAGagccttttccacgtgcctCCCTCACTTGGCCGTGGTCTCCCTGTTTATCAGCACTGCCATATTTGCCcacctgaagcccccctccatctcctccccgtCCCTGGACCTGGTGGTGGCAGTTCTGTACTCGGTGCTGCCTCCAGCAGTGAACcccctcatctacagcatgaggaaCCAGGAGCTCAAGGCTGGCATTAGGAAAGTGATTTCAGGGATGTTTCTCAATAGTGATAAACTTTCTGTGTCTCTCCACAAATGACTCCCATGTTTTCCCATTGCAGGCCTGTACTTTGTTTCTTAcaattgttaattttttttgcattgttatTTCTTGCTATT comes from Buteo buteo chromosome 31, bButBut1.hap1.1, whole genome shotgun sequence and encodes:
- the LOC142026104 gene encoding olfactory receptor 14J1-like; its protein translation is MSNGSSMTEFLLLAFADMQELQLLHFWLFLGIYLAALLGNGLVITAIACDHRLHTPMYFFLLNLSLLDLGSISTTVPKSMANSLRDTRGISFLGCAAQVFFVFFLFGAEYSLLTVMAYDHYVAICKPLHYRTLLGSRACVHMAAAAWGCGFLNAALHTANTFSLPLCQGNAVDQFFCEIPQILKLSCSHSYLREARLLSVSACLAFGCFVFIVLSYGQIFRAVLKFPSKQGRHRAFSTCLPHLAVVSLFISTAIFAHLKPPSISSPSLDLVVAVLYSVLPPAVNPLIYSMRNQELKAGIRKVISGMFLNSDKLSVSLHK